AAGATTCAGTAAGCAAGAATCCACTCCCTTGCATCAGAAATAAACAGAAATAAACACAACCATGGATCCATATGCATAAATCCTTCAGTTCACAATTATGACTAAAATGATTCAAGTTCAATTGTAGACCTCACATTGCCTGTCAGATTCATGATTCATGAATAACATAATGCACCACAACTCTACCTACATTCTGGAAGAATGATTTGAGATTTTATGTTCtcttttcaaaaattatttatcGTATTAAACTTGCAAAACAATAAACAATTACTAGAAATTGTATCAATCTGCTTACAGGTTCAGACACATTCTTCATGTTCAAAGAGTGAAGAAGTGATACCTAAGAACATGATAGGAGGAAAACATCAAGCTGCCTGTTTTATGGTACAGAACTACAGAGTATTTCTCCCTTCAAAACTCGCAGCATACAATTCACTGAGATCTGGGAACTTATCTATGTGTCGGAGGACATAATAGTGCAAGAACTTCTTCTCTGAACACACCATGGCCGTGTACACATCATATGCTCCACCATGCAACTCTTTTGACTTCAAAGCCTCCAAGTATCGATTTCTTGGAATCAGCCTCTTTGCCAAGCTCAGTGTCAGAAGCACAGGGTGGCGTGCAACATAGGATGGGGCACAAGCTGAATCCCgcatcaagaaattcatcttctCCCGCATACTGCTCACGGAACCTGTCAAGAAAGCAGGAGCCTTTCGGAATGCAGCAAGGAACTCAGCCTCTGACCAACCAAAGCCCCTCAAGACCTCCAATTTGGCATCGAACTTCTCCTGGCTGACAAGAAACAGAACCCAGAGAGCCCAGTGGAACATCGTCGAGCCCGGGAGAACTCCCAACCCCTCGGCACGATCAATCAATGCCCTTAATGCATCAGGCTTCTGGAGGATGAACCTCGGATGCTTCTTCAAGACCAGCGTGATCCTCTGGTCTGAGATGCCGCAGTCCTTCAACACCGAGAGGTTGGGCTGGATTGTCTTCTCGATGCTGCGTCCGAGAAGCCACTGATTTCCTTTGAGGAATTTCTTCAAATGCTCGTCAGAACCAAGAAGGTCTCTCCAGAACTGGATCTTAGAGACGACATGGTGGAGGCTGTGGTTGATGACGACGGGGTTCGAGAGAACAATGTGGGTCAGGGCGGGGCCGGTGAAGCCGAGGTCATGCAAAGCTCGGAACTTTGGGGCAAGAGTTTTCTCCACGTCGAAGGCGAGCCATCTGGGGTACCAAGATATGAGCTTTTTGAGATGGGAGTCATCAAAACCGTGTTTTTTGAAGAAATCCATAACGGAATCGGGTTGTTGACGGGATTTGATGCGGCGGAGAGGTTTCGAGGCTTCCGCTGCCTTCTCCGGTGAGAGGCCACAGGAGGCGACAAGGTAATCGGCCATGAAATGAGGCTCGGCAGATAGATTTCCTGCGGAGGCGGCGACGGCGGTGGTGAACGTGGAGAGGAATTGGACCGCTCCGACGAGGTAGGGGCGATAGAAGGAGGGAATGGTGAGGGAGGAGGTGAGCTTCAGCATCCTTCCGTATCTCACCTTTGGAGGCGAAGCAGGTAAAAACGGAGGAGGTGGTGACGGCACCTTAGATCTCGGGGCGCACCAAGTAACCCACTCGGTGCCACCCAAAATAAATACTTCGCCCTGGGCCGTCGCCCATCCCACCTATGTTTTACTAGACCTAACCAATGATCGCCATCGAATCACCTTCGAGCAGTACAATCCTACCCTACAATACCCGCTGAGTATAATTCGAGCCAGCCTAAGCCAGTCCTCAGCTCAGCCTTCAAAACCGAGATGTCAAAAATTTGGCAACCCTCTGCCATAATCACCATGAACTCTGGACTGAGCAGTGCCGGCCTATACTTCAC
Above is a window of Phoenix dactylifera cultivar Barhee BC4 unplaced genomic scaffold, palm_55x_up_171113_PBpolish2nd_filt_p 000190F, whole genome shotgun sequence DNA encoding:
- the LOC103721197 gene encoding uncharacterized protein LOC103721197, which produces MLKLTSSLTIPSFYRPYLVGAVQFLSTFTTAVAASAGNLSAEPHFMADYLVASCGLSPEKAAEASKPLRRIKSRQQPDSVMDFFKKHGFDDSHLKKLISWYPRWLAFDVEKTLAPKFRALHDLGFTGPALTHIVLSNPVVINHSLHHVVSKIQFWRDLLGSDEHLKKFLKGNQWLLGRSIEKTIQPNLSVLKDCGISDQRITLVLKKHPRFILQKPDALRALIDRAEGLGVLPGSTMFHWALWVLFLVSQEKFDAKLEVLRGFGWSEAEFLAAFRKAPAFLTGSVSSMREKMNFLMRDSACAPSYVARHPVLLTLSLAKRLIPRNRYLEALKSKELHGGAYDVYTAMVCSEKKFLHYYVLRHIDKFPDLSELYAASFEGRNTL